A single genomic interval of Blastopirellula marina harbors:
- a CDS encoding DUF1501 domain-containing protein: protein MSTRREFLQRNAWGFGSLALTSLLLQDDAEANPGQQGILHAPHHPAKAKRVIQLFMSGAASPIDLFDHKPYLEQHHGEEADFGEHVETFQNGLGPWMKSPFAFQPYGQCGKMLSEVAAPLGKCVDDMAFVHNMVGKSGVHSQATYLQATGFDTPGYPGMGSWVTYGLGNLNDNLPAFVVLPDHRGFASNGPKNWASAFLPASTQGTAIFPQRENPIEDLYPAPTFTTSHDSDAAGLDLLNRMNRRYQDNRPGDSRLEARIRSYELAAKMQLSAPEALDISGEPDHILKMYGVDRLGAEYPSEINAPEEIEYFGLKCLIARRLIERGVRFIQVWSGNDNGFPRRNWDSHEDIGRDHGPLATGMAVGSAALIQDLKQRGLLDDTIVLWTTEFGRMPSTQGSKGRDHNPYVFTNWMCGGGIKPGVTYGPSDQWGYKPLDRDNPTQVYDIHATMLHLLGIDHEKLTVRHNGIDRRLTDVHGHVIHDLIA, encoded by the coding sequence ATTTCCACCCGTCGCGAATTCCTGCAACGCAATGCCTGGGGCTTCGGCTCGTTGGCGCTCACTTCGCTGCTGCTGCAAGATGACGCCGAGGCGAACCCTGGCCAGCAAGGCATCTTGCACGCTCCGCATCATCCGGCGAAAGCGAAGCGGGTTATTCAATTGTTCATGAGCGGCGCGGCGAGCCCGATTGATTTGTTCGATCACAAACCGTACCTCGAACAGCATCACGGCGAAGAGGCGGACTTCGGCGAACATGTCGAAACGTTTCAGAATGGGCTCGGTCCCTGGATGAAGTCGCCGTTCGCGTTTCAGCCGTACGGTCAGTGTGGCAAGATGCTGAGCGAAGTTGCCGCACCGCTGGGAAAGTGCGTCGACGACATGGCGTTCGTCCACAACATGGTTGGCAAAAGTGGCGTTCACTCGCAAGCAACCTACTTGCAAGCGACCGGCTTCGATACGCCAGGCTATCCGGGGATGGGCTCGTGGGTGACGTACGGGCTGGGGAACTTGAACGACAATTTGCCGGCGTTCGTCGTGCTGCCCGATCATCGCGGTTTTGCCAGCAACGGTCCCAAGAACTGGGCGAGTGCTTTCCTGCCGGCTAGTACCCAAGGGACCGCCATCTTCCCCCAACGGGAAAACCCGATTGAAGATTTGTACCCCGCGCCGACCTTCACCACATCGCACGATAGCGACGCCGCCGGATTGGATTTGCTGAACCGGATGAATCGCCGCTACCAAGACAACCGCCCCGGCGACTCGCGATTGGAGGCACGGATTCGTAGCTATGAGTTGGCCGCCAAGATGCAACTGAGTGCTCCCGAAGCGCTCGACATCTCGGGCGAACCAGACCACATCTTAAAGATGTATGGTGTCGATCGCTTAGGGGCCGAGTATCCTTCCGAAATCAACGCTCCGGAAGAGATCGAGTACTTCGGGCTGAAATGCTTGATCGCCCGACGCTTGATTGAACGAGGTGTTCGTTTCATTCAGGTTTGGTCTGGCAACGACAACGGTTTCCCTCGCCGCAATTGGGATAGTCATGAAGATATTGGTCGCGATCATGGCCCCCTGGCAACCGGCATGGCGGTCGGTTCGGCGGCGTTGATTCAAGACCTCAAACAGCGCGGCCTGTTGGACGATACGATCGTGCTGTGGACCACCGAGTTCGGCCGCATGCCGTCGACCCAAGGGAGCAAAGGCCGCGACCACAATCCGTACGTCTTCACCAACTGGATGTGTGGCGGCGGCATCAAGCCGGGCGTCACGTACGGGCCTTCCGACCAGTGGGGCTACAAGCCGTTGGATCGCGATAACCCAACCCAGGTTTACGACATCCATGCCACGATGCTGCATCTTCTGGGAATCGATCACGAAAAGTTAACCGTCCGCCACAACGGAATCGATCGCCGCCTGACCGATGTCCACGGACACGTGATTCACGACTTGATCGCCTGA